From Cecembia calidifontis, one genomic window encodes:
- a CDS encoding glycoside hydrolase family 43 protein, whose product MKHYSKPLAFCVMLGLFNCSPKETGKTEQTEEVSKFAHPPLVSHMFTADPSAHVFEGKIYIYPSHDVETAVTQDDMGSHFDMRDYHVFSMEKPGSEVIDHGPVLKLEDIPWASRQLWAPDAAQKDENYYLYFPAKDKNDIFRIGVAVSDNPAGPFKAEPNYIQGTFSMDPAVFEDGDGSHYLYFGGILGGQLQWFEDQQLVEGRKGPTDGLPAAENPALMPYVAKLQDNMLELAERPKEVIILDQDGNPIKAGDNNRRFFEAAWVHQHNGTYYLSYSTGDTHFIAYATGDNPYGPFTYQGNLLNPVEGWTNHHSIVQFEGKWYLFYHDTEISGKTPLRNIKMTELIHENDGKIKTVDPMK is encoded by the coding sequence ATGAAACATTACTCCAAACCACTAGCATTTTGTGTGATGCTGGGGCTATTCAACTGTAGTCCTAAAGAGACAGGGAAAACTGAACAAACTGAAGAAGTCAGCAAATTTGCACACCCTCCATTAGTGTCGCATATGTTTACTGCCGATCCCTCAGCACATGTTTTTGAAGGGAAAATTTACATCTATCCATCCCATGATGTTGAAACAGCAGTAACTCAAGATGACATGGGTTCACATTTTGACATGAGGGATTACCATGTGTTTTCTATGGAAAAACCGGGTTCTGAAGTTATTGATCATGGTCCTGTACTGAAATTAGAAGATATCCCTTGGGCCAGCCGACAGCTTTGGGCTCCTGACGCAGCACAGAAAGATGAGAATTATTATTTATACTTTCCTGCGAAAGACAAAAATGATATTTTCCGCATAGGAGTGGCAGTTTCGGATAATCCTGCAGGACCTTTCAAAGCCGAGCCGAATTATATCCAAGGAACTTTCAGTATGGATCCAGCTGTATTTGAAGATGGGGATGGAAGCCATTACCTATATTTTGGCGGCATATTGGGAGGACAGCTCCAATGGTTTGAAGACCAACAGTTGGTAGAAGGTAGAAAAGGCCCGACAGATGGTTTGCCAGCTGCCGAAAATCCCGCATTGATGCCATATGTAGCCAAACTACAGGATAACATGCTAGAGCTGGCAGAAAGGCCTAAAGAAGTCATCATCCTTGATCAAGATGGGAATCCCATTAAAGCCGGTGATAACAACAGAAGGTTTTTTGAAGCAGCTTGGGTACATCAGCATAATGGAACATATTACCTCTCCTACTCTACTGGTGACACCCATTTTATTGCTTATGCTACAGGAGACAATCCTTATGGGCCATTCACCTATCAGGGAAACCTCCTAAATCCTGTAGAGGGATGGACTAATCATCATTCTATTGTCCAGTTTGAGGGCAAATGGTACTTATTTTACCATGACACAGAAATATCAGGAAAAACACCATTAAGAAACATCAAAATGACTGAGCTGATCCATGAAAATGACGGCAAGATCAAGACCGTGGACCCAATGAAATAA